The SAR324 cluster bacterium nucleotide sequence CCTGTGCGCAAGGAAGGACTCAGTGCCGAAGCACGAGCGTTTGCCTATGGACAGCAGGCCATCTATCTTTCAGACACAGGCGCTGGATTGTTTGTGCTGAGTGAATTTTCTGATGACGCCGAATTATGCCTGGCTATTGGCGCAATCCGACGATCTTCACAGAAAGAAGTACTGGCTCATCTCAGAGTTCAAGGAAGGCCCGACATACTCAAAATTGTAGCAACGTTACAGCACGTTTATCAGGAAGGCGCGCATTTTACAGGAATTCAAGTCCCGGTTGACATGCCAGACCTCATGGAACTGGTTGATAACATGATTGAAGAATTGGGAATTGTGAGTTTGTTACTCGATGAATCCTATCCCGGGGATACCGTGTCAGACCAGTTTGGCATCATCGCCCAAACCATACTGGAAAAAGACATTGCGATTCTCGGAGGTGGCCGACAGACCTCAAATCTTCATATTCAGAAAATGAAACAGTTTCATCAGGAAATTTATTTTTAACCCGAATACAGGAGGCTCTATGGATCTTTACAGTTATTCACGATTTATCAATCCGCTGGTTAAACGCTATGCAAGACTCAACATTGAAGGAAAAGAAAATCTGCCGGAACCGGGCAAATCATTTCTGATCGCCTGCAATCATTCCGG carries:
- a CDS encoding homocysteine S-methyltransferase family protein, whose product is MSATKPHFSLLKILERQAPLLMDGDKQTVFQQFYPDLVPPWWKANLEQHDAVLRIHQSYLEAGATILRTNTEGANRFELEATGFINREEAVNNSAMALLKQSLGFQGISAGSIIPVRKEGLSAEARAFAYGQQAIYLSDTGAGLFVLSEFSDDAELCLAIGAIRRSSQKEVLAHLRVQGRPDILKIVATLQHVYQEGAHFTGIQVPVDMPDLMELVDNMIEELGIVSLLLDESYPGDTVSDQFGIIAQTILEKDIAILGGGRQTSNLHIQKMKQFHQEIYF